One window of Deltaproteobacteria bacterium CG2_30_66_27 genomic DNA carries:
- a CDS encoding orotidine 5'-phosphate decarboxylase, producing MRPVKNRIIVALDTDSPDAALATVKALSGEVGMFKVGMELFPRGGPELVRRIREAGFDAFLDLKFHDIPNTVAGAVRSAAALGVKFATVHASGGRAMLTAAAEAARGTGTTILAVTVLTSMDDKDLADVGFSLGAAEVVTRLADLAVSCGVNGIVCSAKEVEAVRARVGKGVTLVTPGVRMPEDAVGDQKRVVTPADAIRRGADYLVVGRPITKAIDPAAAARAIAASMRTQREGAAESP from the coding sequence GTGCGCCCCGTGAAGAACCGGATCATCGTCGCCCTCGACACCGACTCCCCCGATGCCGCGCTTGCGACCGTCAAGGCGCTTTCGGGCGAGGTCGGGATGTTCAAGGTGGGGATGGAGCTTTTTCCCCGGGGCGGTCCCGAACTGGTCCGCCGCATCCGCGAGGCCGGGTTCGACGCCTTTCTCGACCTGAAATTCCACGACATCCCGAACACGGTCGCCGGCGCCGTCCGCTCCGCCGCCGCCCTCGGGGTGAAGTTCGCCACGGTCCACGCCTCCGGTGGGCGGGCGATGCTCACGGCGGCCGCGGAAGCCGCTCGCGGCACCGGGACGACGATCCTCGCCGTGACCGTCCTCACCAGCATGGACGACAAGGACCTGGCCGACGTCGGGTTCTCCCTCGGCGCGGCCGAGGTGGTGACGCGACTCGCCGACCTCGCGGTTTCCTGCGGGGTCAACGGGATCGTCTGCTCCGCGAAGGAAGTGGAGGCCGTGCGAGCCCGGGTCGGGAAGGGGGTCACCCTCGTCACTCCCGGGGTGCGGATGCCGGAAGACGCCGTGGGGGACCAGAAGCGGGTGGTGACGCCGGCCGATGCGATCCGTCGAGGCGCAGATTATCTCGTCGTCGGACGGCCGATCACGAAGGCGATCGACCCGGCGGCGGCGGCGCGAGCGATCGCTGCCTCTATGCGTACGCAACGGGAGGGCGCGGCGGAGTCGCCGTAG